Genomic window (Cucumis sativus cultivar 9930 chromosome 2, Cucumber_9930_V3, whole genome shotgun sequence):
GACGCTTCAGAATTCTGAGTTCAATTCTTGCTCAAATTGTTGTTACGACAAGAATTCGCCATATGCTACAAATCTGTCTAATTCCCCAGATCAAACAGATAACAATGGCAATGGCAATGGCAATGGCAATACTGTTGCCGGTGCTGCATCGTTTATACCTACTAACGATGCATCAGCTGCAACTAACATAACGACCAACAGTGCTAGTAACCTGACTGCTATCTTTGATTCCCAAGAAGAACTTGACAACGATATCTCTGCTTCCATAGACTTCTCTCCATCGGCTTCGTTTTCGATCCCTCAATATCTCACTATCCAGTCGGGGCAGTTCGATGTTTCTCAAGTGCAATCTCAAATGCCATTGGTAGATCCCATGATTGAAGGGCTTGTGCAGTGTCCTATGGCTCCAGTTGGAGCTCTCATTGACGAAGATCTACCGTCCATTTACGTCGATGATTGCTTATCTTCCTTGACTTCCTACATGCCACTGAATCCTGCTTCCCCTTCATGCTCGTTTGTCGGAACTACCATGGCAACTTACCTGCCTACCACATCAATGAATCCTGCTACATCGACTGTTGAAAGTTGTGGAATGTTTTCTCTCCTCGGCCCTGACTTGCAAGACCTTGACTATCAAGGAGACAACTGTGGACTCTACAGCCAAGACTGTATGCAGGGGACTTTCAATCCAGCAGATCTTCAGGTACTTAACCAAACTCTATAGACTACAATCCATATTCAACaactacaaaataaacaaatcgATATCACAATCACATTCGATTGCCACTCAACATTTTTGTTGTATATAAAAGGTGCTTAACAATGAAAATCTACAACTGGCTGCTGGGGCAATGAACTGCACTTCTTTAGCTTCCGATCTCTCAAGCTTAAAGGACAGTACTTTCAAAGTAGGAAAACTCTCCACGGaagagagaaaggagaagaTTCATAGGTacatgaagaaaagaaatgagagaaaCTTCAGCAAGAAAATTAAGGTCCatactctttctttctcttttccctcTCCCCTCTTTATAACCAAACTCGAAATCTTGCTGATGGGTGGAAGCAAATTGACAGTATGCCTGCCGAAAAACACTAGCAGATAGCCGACCACGGGTTCGAGGACGGTTTGCGAAGAACGACGAATTGGCAGAGAATCACAGGGCTGCTTGTAGCAACcatgaaggagaagaagaagaagaagtaaagCTCCTCTTTGAGCCAACTTTTGAAAGCTACTCCAATTGGGAGAACAGagttttttaaggaaaaaaaaaaaactatatgtatatatatattatgtatatatatatatatcaatggtttttgttttgcagGTAGTTGTGAAGGAAGAAGATAGCATGGTTGACTCCTCAGATATCTTTGCTCATATCAGTGGAGTGAACTCCTTCAAGTGCAACTATCCAATTCAGTCTTGGACTTGAATTTTTTGAtgttgtttattaaaaataaatcaccaaaaagaaaaaatcagaaaaaaagaaaaaaaaagaaaagaaaaaaagaggaagaaactACAATTTTGCAGGACCCAAATACAGATATGAAcataagaataagaataataattttatgatatatagTAGAAAGAGATAGTGATGAAGGGtcataaaaatagaaataagttTGAGTCAGGCCACCTAGCAATCAAACTTTAGAAGTTTTCAATTTGTAGATATCTcatcaacaaattcaaaatcctTAATTTGTACATGTTAGGGGTTTATGCCCTCAAAAGTTGCAATAACTAATgtaatgttcaaatttaattataaggTTTGTTACAACAACTCTCTcatcttccttttatttcttttaagctTTTCACTTCCTTTCTGTTTTACTTCATACTTCATCTCCATCCATTGTagttaaattatcaatttttagttCAAAGATAGTTTGAATTTAGTCTTAATGTCAAAATTGGTTCCATCAAACCCTATATCATACCACAAAACACAATTTATGAAATTCTATCCATTATAAAATTCTAACTTAGGTTAAATTGAGTTTCGCTCAACGAAAATTCACATTATCTTTCATTCTAGAGGGTCTAGAGGGCCGAGGTTCAATTCTCCATCTCTCtaattgttgtactaaaagaAGTTTGAATGTCATATGCACCTATTTTAACTCAATTCAAATAGTAGGGCAAAAAAAACCTCTAGTTTTTCACATGAGACattgaataaaagtttttcataacaaattcaaagaaattgttttgaaaataccataaaaaaaaagtatgtatTATTACTATCTTTATGTTGAAAGTTCAACAATTATTACACCGAATTTAGGGGTGTTCATGGATTGAGTTGAAATACTTTTTAGCCCAACTCAATTGTTTGGGTTGTaagtttcttgaaaaattgtaaaaaaaatcataaagttTTCCTACTTCATAAATAGCACACATTCTCAAGAATTGTTAACGAGTTTCTTGAGCACACTTTGTCAAGATTGTGATCGAGTTTGAGGTAAGAACATAAAAATTGGTATTTTGTGTCGAGGTTTATGCCACAAagttacttattttattttaataaatatattgcTACTTATTTCATATAACTTGAATAGTATATGACTGACATAGAAGAAGATTACATTCAAGTAATAGCCTAAAAGATCTATATAGcatatacataaaattaatgtcTTATTCTAGTAACACTATGAATACGACTCGCTTTGTAATCATTACaaacaattttattcaaattgtttACAAAGAGACATGCATGTGGGAGTATCTTTTGCAATGAATTTGTATAAGAATGGACTGTAAGCTATATAATCTCTTTTGTAACACTCGTTTTGACTGAAGAgattattaatatttcaaatgatGACTATATGTAACTCGATCACAATCGAGAGAGAGTTATGAACTCTTACTCATGAGGGACCACCTTTTAATTTGTATGGATGAGAGTGGTTTGTCATTTTGATTCAATATGACTACCGTTTTGGGGAAGAGACAAGGTAGGGAAGTTCggtattgaattttatgtcctaaaactttttatttgtaaatgttaaaactattatattattgaataaagttGTTGTTGGAGTATTGTTCAATAAGCtgttattgaaaataaagagattTACTTATAATGAAActcaaaatccaataaacaaGGTTCCTTCACTATAGTATGAgtacttgaactttatgtagagacataaatgtGGATCAAGTTAGAGTATCAGTCTAAATTGTCTATAATATAGCAATAAGGTTGGGTGTCTACACCTTATTCTGGGACACTATGGATGCGACTCACGAGTATTTAGTACAAGTGGAATGATCTTAAGACATTTATGTAGAGACGTGTGAGTGGGAgcatcctatgcaatgagatCGTTTAAAATCGAACCATGAAGTAGTTACTTTTACATTGTAACGTcgttaattgattaaaattgaCTATTTCAATTATAGATAACCTAGGTAACTCGACCTAATTCTGAGTTAACTATAAACTTTTGTTGATCACACGGGGTTATCCTTAGATATACATAAGTGGGGGCAACTCTTGATCACACGGGGTTATCCTTAGATATACATAAGTGGATGCAACTCTTGATCACACGGGGTTATCCTTAGATATACATAAGTGGAGGCAACTCATCAGGACTGGCCCAATAGACCTCCAATTCTAGGGATAAGACTAGGTGAGTAGCTGGAGACGGAGGATGCAAAACATAATTCACTTGATCTACCCACTTTAAGGTTAatagataggttgttcccttaagTGTTGAATCCAGATCTTGAATAAAGAGGCTCCACCTTCTCATTGTTCTGAAAGAGATTCGATTTATAGGTTGGATCTTAACTAATTGTTCATCAAATGATCAACAAAGGCTTAAGAAGCAGAATGTAATTTTAGaggtaaaatggtaaattgaCTTATATGAGATTATGAACAACTTGTGAATGGTTGTCTTACTAATCATGATTATATCAGGTGaccacaaatatatttatagtgaGGAGAATCAAGCTACATGTTGTCACTACAAGAATTCAGGACAATCTCGACGTAG
Coding sequences:
- the LOC101214336 gene encoding uncharacterized protein LOC101214336 isoform X5 → MKNADFCLFETKVHFCAPVPKSISVDDEISSPINAQIFDFCDPELFAETLQNSEFNSCSNCCYDKNSPYATNLSNSPDQTDNNGNGNGNGNTVAGAASFIPTNDASAATNITTNSASNLTAIFDSQEELDNDISASIDFSPSASFSIPQYLTIQSGQFDVSQVQSQMPLVDPMIEGLVQCPMAPVGALIDEDLPSIYVDDCLSSLTSYMPLNPASPSCSFVGTTMATYLPTTSMNPATSTVESCGMFSLLGPDLQDLDYQGDNCGLYSQDCMQGTFNPADLQVLNNENLQLAAGAMNCTSLASDLSSLKDSTFKVGKLSTEERKEKIHRYMKKRNERNFSKKIKYACRKTLADSRPRVRGRFAKNDELAENHRAACSNHEGEEEEEVKLLFEPTFESYSNWENRVF
- the LOC101214336 gene encoding uncharacterized protein LOC101214336 isoform X3, with the translated sequence MLQDVMSSASDQMLTIDEISSPINAQIFDFCDPELFAETLQNSEFNSCSNCCYDKNSPYATNLSNSPDQTDNNGNGNGNGNTVAGAASFIPTNDASAATNITTNSASNLTAIFDSQEELDNDISASIDFSPSASFSIPQYLTIQSGQFDVSQVQSQMPLVDPMIEGLVQCPMAPVGALIDEDLPSIYVDDCLSSLTSYMPLNPASPSCSFVGTTMATYLPTTSMNPATSTVESCGMFSLLGPDLQDLDYQGDNCGLYSQDCMQGTFNPADLQVLNNENLQLAAGAMNCTSLASDLSSLKDSTFKVGKLSTEERKEKIHRYMKKRNERNFSKKIKYACRKTLADSRPRVRGRFAKNDELAENHRAACSNHEGEEEEEVVVKEEDSMVDSSDIFAHISGVNSFKCNYPIQSWT
- the LOC101214336 gene encoding uncharacterized protein LOC101214336 isoform X4; amino-acid sequence: MKNADFCLFETKDEISSPINAQIFDFCDPELFAETLQNSEFNSCSNCCYDKNSPYATNLSNSPDQTDNNGNGNGNGNTVAGAASFIPTNDASAATNITTNSASNLTAIFDSQEELDNDISASIDFSPSASFSIPQYLTIQSGQFDVSQVQSQMPLVDPMIEGLVQCPMAPVGALIDEDLPSIYVDDCLSSLTSYMPLNPASPSCSFVGTTMATYLPTTSMNPATSTVESCGMFSLLGPDLQDLDYQGDNCGLYSQDCMQGTFNPADLQVLNNENLQLAAGAMNCTSLASDLSSLKDSTFKVGKLSTEERKEKIHRYMKKRNERNFSKKIKYACRKTLADSRPRVRGRFAKNDELAENHRAACSNHEGEEEEEVVVKEEDSMVDSSDIFAHISGVNSFKCNYPIQSWT
- the LOC101214336 gene encoding uncharacterized protein LOC101214336 isoform X2, coding for MKNADFCLFETKVHFCAPVPKSISDEISSPINAQIFDFCDPELFAETLQNSEFNSCSNCCYDKNSPYATNLSNSPDQTDNNGNGNGNGNTVAGAASFIPTNDASAATNITTNSASNLTAIFDSQEELDNDISASIDFSPSASFSIPQYLTIQSGQFDVSQVQSQMPLVDPMIEGLVQCPMAPVGALIDEDLPSIYVDDCLSSLTSYMPLNPASPSCSFVGTTMATYLPTTSMNPATSTVESCGMFSLLGPDLQDLDYQGDNCGLYSQDCMQGTFNPADLQVLNNENLQLAAGAMNCTSLASDLSSLKDSTFKVGKLSTEERKEKIHRYMKKRNERNFSKKIKYACRKTLADSRPRVRGRFAKNDELAENHRAACSNHEGEEEEEVVVKEEDSMVDSSDIFAHISGVNSFKCNYPIQSWT
- the LOC101214336 gene encoding uncharacterized protein LOC101214336 isoform X1, which translates into the protein MKNADFCLFETKVHFCAPVPKSISVDDEISSPINAQIFDFCDPELFAETLQNSEFNSCSNCCYDKNSPYATNLSNSPDQTDNNGNGNGNGNTVAGAASFIPTNDASAATNITTNSASNLTAIFDSQEELDNDISASIDFSPSASFSIPQYLTIQSGQFDVSQVQSQMPLVDPMIEGLVQCPMAPVGALIDEDLPSIYVDDCLSSLTSYMPLNPASPSCSFVGTTMATYLPTTSMNPATSTVESCGMFSLLGPDLQDLDYQGDNCGLYSQDCMQGTFNPADLQVLNNENLQLAAGAMNCTSLASDLSSLKDSTFKVGKLSTEERKEKIHRYMKKRNERNFSKKIKYACRKTLADSRPRVRGRFAKNDELAENHRAACSNHEGEEEEEVVVKEEDSMVDSSDIFAHISGVNSFKCNYPIQSWT